The sequence aaatgaaaaggcaaaccatAGACAGGAGTGGAAAATATGTATGCCTAATACAGTCATCCGAGTACAAAGAACTACAATAAGAAcaataactcaatttaaaaatgaacaaaatatctgaacagatactttttcaaaagaaaatacacagatgacccataaacaattgaaaaaatattcaacatcttTTTCTattgaagaaatataaataaaaaccagAAGAGATGTCACTGTATAAATCCgccagaatgactaaaattaagaAGACTAACAATGCCAAGTGTTGACAAAGATGTAGAGCAACTGGAATTTTCATACATTTCTGGTAGAAATGCAAAGTGGTACAGGAAATTTGGAAATAGTTTTACAGTTtcacataaaatttaatatatacataccaAATAACCCAGCAATTACACTCCTATGTATTTATCCtagaaaaactaaaacatattttCATGCAAAGACTTGCCCTCAAATGGTACAGCATTTTTATTCATAGTAATCTAAAACTAGAAACTACCCAAATATTTATCAACAGGTTTATCAGTCAGggatgtagcacagggaattggCTACTGCAATCATGAGGGTTGGCTAGACAAGTCTGAAATTGGTAGGACAGGTTGTCAGGAAGAGCAGGCTGGAAGCTCTAGCAGGATTTGAAGCTGCAGTCCAGGCAAAACATCTTCAGAGAGACTTCAGTTCCACTCTTAAGGACTCTCAACTGATTGCACCAGGCCCACCCATGGTATTGAGGCTAATCTTTACCTAAAGGTAACTGGGATTGTGGATGTAAATCACATCTATAAAATACCCTCAGTAGAAACTGCCACATAGAAGGTGTCAGCCACACCCTCATTTTGATTGAAGAACTGGTTGCAATAACCTAGACAAGCTGACACCTAAAACTGACCAGCAGGTGTCTGGATATACAAATTTTTGAGTACTACTCAAcaataaacagaaacaaacagcAACAGTATGGAAAATAAATCTCAAACACATTTTGCTCAGCAAAAGAGGGCAAACAAAAAGACCCTGTATGAATCTgcttatatgaaattctagaacagtCAGTACTAATGTACAGTGTCAGAAAGCAGAGAAGTGTCTAATGCCAATTAGTAAGGGGAGGATATTGACTGCAAAGGGAAACAAGGAAATTTGGAAGAGTAACAGGAATTGTAACTTGGCTGAGGTGATGGCTACCTGGTGTGTTGGTGGTAGTGTTGTTTAGgcactcagtcgtgaccaactcttttgtgacttcatggactgtagcccatcaggctcatctgtctatgggattctccagtcaagaatactgcagtgggttttcatttcctcctccaggggatcttcctgacccagggatggaacctttgtctcctgcattggcaggtggattctttaccactgagcctggtGTATACATCTGTGAAAATTCGAATTATATGCTTTAAATGagtacatttttatatatgaactatttctcaataaagtcagtgtttaaaaaaaaaaaaaaaaaataagctcttTCCTGCACAGTAGAAGCTCCACTCCAATCCGGGTTCCAGAAGGATTCCTTCAGCACCATTTGTGGAAAAGACTATGCTCTTCCTTGAcgcctttgttgaaaatcagtgaATTTTATATGTAGGTGAGAAGTTTCCAGGATAGAAGTGATGCATAAGAACGCAATGAGAGAGGTTCCTGGTTATTTCTGACTCCCAAACAGAGGTATCACTTGGaggaggagtgggggtggggtggggggggtcaaCCGAAAACCTGCCTCCGGTTTGCTACCCCCACCCAAACAAACACTTCAGTGCTTCACTGTGTCCTGAGAACAGATGTTTGTTAAATGGGTGGCCCTCGTAGTCACTGCCCCACACCAGCTGCGTCTCCTGGCCCCTTCCTCATCCCCACTCCTTCCTGGCCTTGGGAGAAGCGAGCCTTTTGGAAACTGGGCTCTTCATCTTTGGGGACCACAGCCCTGGGGGTCCGGCCCTCTGGGCCTGGGGAGAGGCCCACACTTGGCATGCagggaaaggaaacaaacaaaaaaggcaaagGCAGGGTGGACAAGGCTATGCTTCCTACCGGGGGGGCGGAGCGTCTCCACGGAGGGCGCGGGCGGGCTCCCGAAGCAGGCCTCAGTCAGCCCCCTTAGTCAGGACCGCGGTTCTCACGGTGTGGTCCGCAGCATCCATCTCACCTGGGCACCTGTTTAGAAATGCTAATTTTCTGGATCCCTCCGTGGGAAACGGTGGAGGTGGGGCCTAGCGCTTGttgttttaacaagctctccaggtgcTTCTGAGGCGCCAAGGGGAGGAAAGAGTGGAAGAATGGGATGGGGGCTGATTAGACCCCTCCCGGGGCCCCTTCCCAGGCTTCATAACGACCCGCTGTGGGCGGCCGGGCCCTCAGGTGAGGCCGGAGTAAGGAAGCCGGAGAGGGAAGCGATCCGAGGAGGAGCCGATGAAGTGAGCGGAGTCCGGGACGGTGAGGAGGAGAGGTTGCGAGAGGGCTGGCCCCGGGGGTAGGGTGGGCCTGAGGCCGCGCGCCGAGCCGCCTTCCCCGCGGGTGCCGGGCGCTGCACCTCGGGGTGCTGGGAGGGCCGGCGGGGCAACCCTTCCGCTCGGGGCGCTCCGCCGGGGCCCTCCAGCCAGGGGATCGTAATGGGCCTTTCCCCGGCAGCTGCTCGGCGCCCGCCCGCATCATGAATCGCAGTCCCATTAGCTGCACCTCCGAAAAGGAGACGCTAAGCCTGCTCTGGGGTGAGTGAGGCCCCAGGGTGTCCTCGGAGCAGCGGGGTCCTGGTGGCGGGGAACGTCTTGGCGGGAAGAGAGAgggctggagggagagaggggacgCCTCTCCCGCTGTCTCCGTCTCCCTTCACAGGCTGTGAGCTAAACCAGGAGAGGCCGACGTGGACCTTCAAACCCCAAAAGGTGGGGAAGCAGGACTGTGTGCTGTTGCTCAGTACGGTGGGTACCGCCCCTCCGAGGAGGGGAGAAAGGATGGGGCAGCGGGGAACTTGGCCAGACACGCAGGAGCAGGTGGCATTGTCCCCACAGCGGGAGCCAGGCTTCCCTCCTCCGCCCTCGCCCTGGGGCTGAGGAGGCGCCCTGCGCCTTTTTCCACCCGCTCAGATTTCCCTGGGGGAGAAAGCCAAAGAGGAGGTGAACGTCGTGGAGATCGTGCCCTCGGCAAGCCAGGACGACAAGAAGAGGAAGCCCCTCACCCTGGCCTCGCTTCGGGCCTCGGTCCTCCCCATGGTGAGCTTCCCCGAGGGCCTAGGAAACCCTGGCTCCAGCCCCCGGAGGCCCTGCTCAGGCCTCACCCCTGTGTGCAGATGGACACAAAGGTGTGATACAGGGGCTCCTGCAGATGTACAGCCGGTGCCGGAGAGAaatagtttttgttgtttagtcgctaaatcgtgtcccactctgtgaccccgtgggctgtatgtagcccaccaggctcctctgtccaggggatttcccaggcaagaatactggagtgggttgccatttccttctccagggcatcttctcaacccagggatcaaacctgtgtctcctccattggcaggtgaattctataccaatgagccacctggaaagcccagggaGGCATATAGCCCAGCACTAAAAGCCTGGACTCAGGAGCAGGGAGCCAGCTTTCCATCCTGGTCCACTCCCTTTTTttgtggaggggagaggggggctGTGCacattgagtcctaaccactggacagccagggaactcTAGTCCACTCTTCACTagttctgtgactttgggcaagttaaataacttttcttcaaatCCATTTTTCAACTGTTTACTGCTGGTGACCGTATACTGTTGGTGATTTACACGCTGCTTGTGTATCCAGACTGTGTACCCAGAAATCCTCACTTCTAGTGATTTGAGTTTTCTGTATAGATGTTTGTGAATAATGGcaatttttgtatttgttttttttaatctggtaCACTGGCTGGGACCTCCAGTATAATATTGGATAAAATGATAATGGTAGATATCCTTGTTTCATTCCTTTAAAGAGGAATGCTTCTAACATTTCTCATTCAGTATGAAGTATGTGGTAGATACTCTTTGTCAGGTTAAGGGAGTCTCTGACTAATCCTTTGAAAAATtgacttttcctctttttaatcaTTATTGGTTATCAAAAGTGTTTCTATTCACATGATCAGGGGCACTCTCTCCTTTAATCTGTTAATGTGGTAAATTATAGTAATAGAATAATATTACACCAActttgcattcctgagataaacaTTACTGATTGTATTATAAATGTCTAGATTTGCTGTGT comes from Cervus canadensis isolate Bull #8, Minnesota chromosome 30, ASM1932006v1, whole genome shotgun sequence and encodes:
- the NPM2 gene encoding nucleoplasmin-2 isoform X1 — its product is MGWGLIRPLPGPLPRLHNDPLWAAGPSGEAGVRKPEREAIRGGADEVSGVRDGCELNQERPTWTFKPQKVGKQDCVLLLSTISLGEKAKEEVNVVEIVPSASQDDKKRKPLTLASLRASVLPMVVLGLEFSPPVTFQLRAGSGPVFLCGQEHYNRSWEEVEEEEEDLEEEEDDDDDDEDIDMFLEETPVKQVKRLVPQKQTGAAKEKKMEKKEEAVRHHLKGSPAGKPKKPGR
- the NPM2 gene encoding nucleoplasmin-2 isoform X2, coding for MGWGLIRPLPGPLPRLHNDPLWAAGPSGEAGVRKPEREAIRGGADEVSGVRDGCELNQERPTWTFKPQKVGKQDCVLLLSTISLGEKAKEEVNVVEIVPSASQDDKKRKPLTLASLRASVLPMVVLGLEFSPPVTFQLRAGSGPVFLCGQEHYNRSWEEVEEEEEDLEEEEDDDDDDEDIDMFLEETPVKQVKRLVPQKQTGAAKTPP
- the NPM2 gene encoding nucleoplasmin-2 isoform X4, with protein sequence MGWGLIRPLPGPLPRLHNDPLWAAGPSGEAGVRKPEREAIRGGADEVSGVRDGCELNQERPTWTFKPQKVGKQDCVLLLSTISLGEKAKEEVNVVEIVPSASQDDKKRKPLTLASLRASVLPMVVLGLEFSPPVTFQLRAGSGPVFLCGQEHYNTTLKGALLENLKSQDVKKR